Proteins found in one Pueribacillus theae genomic segment:
- the rnr gene encoding ribonuclease R, whose amino-acid sequence MREEAYKPLTVGELEEAFGLSDSSEFKDFVKTLNYLEDNGLIVRTRSNRYGVPERMNLLKGKVQGNAKGFAFIIPEEDGLPDVYVTQSDLNGAMNSDTVIVRLNQKSSGTRPEGVVIRIVERGIQEVVGTYTDSKHFGFVIADDKRIPNDIFIPKEASNGAVDGHKVVVKLTKYPEGRMSAEGEVVDILGHKNDPGIDILSIIYKYGLARQFPEEAIEQANRTPDEISENDLKGRRDLRFETIVTIDGEDAKDLDDAVHVKKLDNGNYLLGVHIADVSHYVTEGSPIDKEAYERGTSVYLVDRVIPMIPHRLSNGICSLNPQVDRLAISCEMEITPDGAVVKHDIFPSVIRTTERMTYTNVRKILEKEDDAVLKKYEPLVPFFEEMGELAEILRNKRMKRGAIDFDFNEAKVIVDEDSNPVDVVIRERSVAERLIEEFMLAANETIAEHFHWLNIPFLYRIHEEPNEEKLAKFFEFITNFGYVVKGSANDIHPRALQQLLEEVKDEPEEAVISTVMLRSMKQAKYDPKSLGHFGLSTDFYTHFTSPIRRYPDLVVHRLIRTYLFENKMDGNTQEKWNEKLPEIARHSSERERLAVDAERETDDLKKAQYMEDKIGQEFDGIISGVTNFGIFVELPNTIEGLVHVSYLTDDYYRYDERHYAMIGERTGNVFRIGDEISVRVLNVNVEEHSIDFEVVGMKKTRKSAAKDRPKVIQGGQRRPKPKPKGKKKEKPNEKPFYHNVAKKKKKKKR is encoded by the coding sequence ATGCGTGAAGAAGCATACAAGCCGCTTACAGTAGGGGAACTAGAAGAAGCGTTTGGCTTAAGCGATTCAAGTGAATTCAAAGATTTTGTCAAGACACTGAATTACTTAGAAGATAACGGATTGATTGTAAGAACGAGAAGCAATCGCTATGGCGTTCCAGAGCGAATGAACTTACTGAAGGGGAAGGTGCAAGGAAACGCAAAAGGATTTGCCTTCATCATACCAGAAGAAGACGGATTGCCTGATGTGTATGTTACCCAGTCCGATTTAAATGGAGCGATGAATTCAGATACGGTTATCGTTCGCTTGAACCAAAAATCATCCGGAACAAGGCCTGAAGGCGTCGTTATACGCATTGTTGAACGGGGTATTCAAGAGGTTGTCGGTACATACACTGACAGCAAGCATTTCGGTTTCGTTATTGCAGATGACAAACGGATTCCGAATGACATTTTCATACCAAAGGAAGCTTCAAACGGGGCGGTAGATGGCCATAAAGTTGTCGTCAAGCTGACGAAATACCCTGAAGGCAGAATGAGCGCCGAAGGGGAAGTTGTTGACATTCTTGGGCATAAAAATGACCCCGGCATCGACATTCTTTCAATTATTTACAAGTATGGCCTGGCGCGGCAATTTCCTGAAGAAGCCATTGAGCAGGCAAATCGGACACCGGATGAAATTAGTGAAAACGATCTGAAAGGGCGGCGCGATCTGCGATTCGAAACGATCGTGACCATTGACGGTGAAGATGCGAAAGATTTGGATGACGCTGTCCATGTCAAGAAGCTTGACAACGGAAACTATTTGCTCGGTGTCCATATCGCGGACGTCTCTCATTATGTAACAGAAGGATCTCCGATTGATAAAGAAGCTTATGAACGCGGGACGAGTGTCTACCTTGTTGATCGTGTCATCCCGATGATTCCGCACCGGCTGTCAAATGGCATTTGCAGCTTGAATCCACAAGTAGACCGGCTGGCGATTTCATGCGAAATGGAAATTACGCCGGACGGCGCCGTTGTAAAACATGATATTTTTCCAAGTGTCATCAGAACGACAGAGCGGATGACGTATACGAACGTGCGGAAAATCTTGGAAAAAGAAGACGATGCTGTATTGAAAAAGTATGAACCGCTCGTGCCGTTTTTTGAAGAGATGGGAGAACTGGCGGAAATTCTGCGCAACAAACGAATGAAGCGAGGCGCGATTGACTTTGACTTCAATGAAGCAAAAGTTATTGTAGACGAAGACAGCAATCCGGTTGATGTCGTGATCCGTGAGCGCTCCGTTGCCGAACGGCTGATCGAAGAATTTATGCTTGCTGCAAACGAAACGATTGCCGAGCATTTTCATTGGCTGAATATCCCTTTTCTATACAGAATTCATGAAGAACCGAACGAGGAAAAGCTGGCTAAGTTCTTTGAATTCATTACGAACTTCGGCTATGTCGTCAAAGGAAGCGCAAATGACATCCACCCTAGAGCGCTTCAGCAATTGCTTGAAGAGGTGAAGGATGAACCGGAAGAAGCTGTCATTAGTACGGTCATGCTGCGTTCGATGAAGCAGGCGAAATACGATCCGAAGAGCCTTGGGCATTTCGGCCTTTCCACCGATTTTTATACACATTTTACATCGCCAATCCGCCGATATCCTGACTTGGTTGTACATCGCCTTATCCGAACGTACTTATTTGAAAATAAAATGGACGGGAACACACAAGAAAAATGGAATGAAAAGCTGCCGGAAATTGCACGGCATTCTTCCGAGCGCGAACGGCTTGCTGTCGATGCCGAACGCGAAACGGATGATTTGAAAAAAGCGCAGTATATGGAAGACAAAATCGGTCAGGAATTTGACGGGATTATTAGCGGCGTCACGAACTTTGGCATCTTTGTTGAGCTCCCGAATACAATTGAAGGGCTTGTCCACGTTAGTTATTTAACGGACGACTATTACCGCTATGATGAACGCCATTATGCAATGATTGGGGAGCGGACAGGCAACGTTTTTCGTATTGGTGATGAAATTAGTGTTCGAGTCTTAAATGTGAACGTTGAAGAGCATTCCATTGATTTCGAAGTCGTTGGCATGAAAAAAACCCGCAAATCTGCTGCGAAAGATCGGCCGAAAGTTATTCAAGGCGGACAGCGGAGGCCGAAGCCAAAGCCAAAGGGAAAGAAAAAAGAAAAGCCAAACGAAAAGCCTTTTTATCATAACGTCGCAAAAAAGAAAAAGAAGAAAAAACGTTGA
- a CDS encoding alpha/beta hydrolase codes for MRIIPPKPFTFEAGERAVLLLHGFTGNTADVRMLGRYLQKRGYTCHAPLYKGHGVPPEELVKTGPEDWWQDVMEGYQFLKDQGYEEIAVGGLSLGGVFSLKLGYTENVKGLFTMCSPTTFKSEELMFEGVVRYAKEYKELEGKPKEQVEEEMEAFRKTPMATLKQLQELNLEVRDGLKKISVPVFVAQGRLDQVINTESADEIYNGVGSENKTIKWYEESGHVITLGKEKEQLQEDVYAFLEGLDWQSK; via the coding sequence ATGAGAATTATTCCGCCAAAGCCATTTACATTTGAAGCAGGAGAGCGCGCCGTGCTGCTTTTGCACGGGTTTACCGGAAATACAGCAGACGTCCGGATGCTTGGCCGCTATTTGCAAAAACGGGGGTATACATGCCATGCACCGCTTTATAAAGGGCACGGCGTTCCGCCTGAAGAACTTGTGAAAACAGGGCCTGAAGACTGGTGGCAGGACGTGATGGAAGGCTATCAATTTTTGAAAGATCAGGGGTATGAAGAAATTGCTGTCGGCGGCCTTTCGCTTGGCGGAGTTTTTTCACTGAAATTGGGTTACACTGAAAACGTAAAGGGACTTTTTACAATGTGTTCCCCAACAACATTTAAGAGCGAGGAATTGATGTTTGAAGGGGTTGTCCGCTATGCGAAGGAATATAAAGAGCTTGAAGGAAAACCGAAAGAGCAAGTTGAAGAAGAAATGGAAGCCTTTCGCAAAACGCCAATGGCAACGCTGAAGCAGTTGCAGGAGCTTAATTTGGAAGTAAGGGACGGATTGAAGAAAATTTCTGTTCCGGTTTTTGTTGCCCAAGGACGCCTAGACCAAGTGATTAATACGGAAAGCGCAGATGAAATCTACAACGGTGTCGGCTCTGAAAATAAAACAATCAAATGGTATGAAGAGTCTGGCCATGTCATTACGCTTGGGAAAGAAAAGGAACAGCTTCAAGAGGATGTTTATGCGTTTTTAGAAGGCCTTGATTGGCAAAGCAAGTAG